The Drechmeria coniospora strain ARSEF 6962 chromosome 02, whole genome shotgun sequence genome has a segment encoding these proteins:
- a CDS encoding l-allo-threonine aldolase, which yields MSILTPRCRPMAKWATLSSRPTLCPFPSVSLFPPALSPLPGMPTAMAATVSRDAGAHGSWLGAKGPGSFDLRSDVVTTPTPSMLAAIQSCSLLDDVFREDPTTADLESHVAALAGKEAGLFVLSGTMGNQLALRSLLLQPPHGVLCDHRSHIVQYEAGGVSSLTGATVKPVVSSNGIHLTLEDVAASVALGDDVHSCPTKVISLENTLNGMVMPLSEVRRIAAFAREHDIKMHCDGARLWEAVVAGAGTLPDFCSHFDTVSLCLSKGLGAPVGSLLVGPRATLKHARWVRKSIGGGLRQSGVVAAAARVAVDETFGKSPDGRDGLLGDSHGMAKRVEALWTSLGGELVHPAHTNMCWLDLDAASCSEDRFVELNEAAGLKVMGGRLVTHYQVAQNGDEVLRRLERVFKQVFAGTKGAEPSRPGARSIYRAQ from the exons ATGTCCATCCTCACCCCACGATGCCGGCCGATGGCGAAATGGGCAACCTTGTCGAGTCGGCCGACGCTCTGTCCTTTCCCATCCGTTTCCCTGTTCCCGCCCGCGTTGTCGCCTTTGCCCGGCATGCCGAcagccatggccgccaccgTCAGCCGTGACGCCGGAGCGCACGGGTCCTGGCTGGGTGCCAAAGGCCCAGGCTCCTTCGACCTGAGAA GCGACGTCGTGaccacgccgacgccatcgatgCTTGCCGCCATCCAGTCCTGCAGCCTTCTGGATGATGTTTTCCGGGAAgatccgacgacggccgacctcgagtCCCAcgtggccgccttggccggaAAGGAGGCCGGCTTGTTCGTGCTCTCCGGTACCATGGGGAACCAGCTTGCGCTGCGGAGTCTCTTGCTTCAGCCTCCGCACGGCGTCTTGTGCGACCATCGGTCCCACATTGTCCAGTACGAGGCCGGCGG TGTCTCATCCCTGACCGGTGCCACCGTGAAGCCCGTCGTGTCGAGCAACGGCATCCACCTGACGCTCGAGGACGTGGCCGCCAGCGTCGCtctgggcgacgacgtccaTTCATGCCCCACAAAGGTCATCAGTCTCGAGAACACGCTCAACGGCATGGTGATGCCGCTGAGCGAGGTGCGGCGCATCGCCGCCTTCGCGAGGGAGCACGACATCAAGATGCACTGCGACGGCGCGAGGCTGTgggaggccgtcgtcgccggcgccggcaccttGCCCGACTTTTGCTCCCACTTCGACACCGTCAGCCTTTGCCTCTCCAAGGGGCTCGGCGCGCCCGTCGGAAGCCTCCTGGTGGGACCCCGAGCGACGCTGAAGCACGCGAGATGGGTTCGCAAGTCCATCGGGGGCGGCTTGCGCCAatcgggcgtcgtcgccgccgccgctcgcgttgccgtcgacgagacctTTGGCAAGTCCCCCGACGGTCGGGACGGCTTGCTGGGGGACTCTCACGGGATGGCGAAGAGGGTCGAGGCTCTGTGGACGAGcctgggcggcgagctcgtccatcCGGCTCACACCAACATGTGCTGGCTCGATCTGGACGCCGCCTCCTGCAGCGAGGACCGCTTCGTCGAGCTGAACGAGGCAGCTGGCTTAAAGGTCAtgggcggccgcctcgtcaccCATTATCAGGTCGCCCAGAATGGAGACGAGGTCCTTCGACGGCTCGAGCGCGTCTTCAAACAGGTCTTTGCAGGGACCAAGGGGGCGGAGCCAAGTCGGCCAGGAGCAAGATCCATCTATCGAGCACAATGA
- a CDS encoding tyrosinase precursor — MFANATDRQLYQQAASDFRVPYWDWSRSAPAGQTHLPDFFWSPIVAQNGPNGMQNIKNPLFSYQFHPLDPEALIWNPVGVMRGAPPSVADARQLKQWNETKRGPEMSISLEAPPSNNSKANAALLSKLPEIQQRLYILFSNYHDFNAFSNKAWAVSRGLSMLDSIESIHDIIHIYGGSKGHMTYVPLSSFDPLFFMHHIMTDRIIAMWQILNPSTWISPMAAGETTFTSLKGTLQSSSTPLTPFYSSPDGTFWDSDMSRTTEAFGYTYADTDPSLGSDDAIRQSLIQKINQWYGASSPAAQLARARRPAVQSHPLRHTFDGDARDTVLAPDAKPSAAGPFPSRVLAHGHYTEWIANVHVNVGALDGSYAILFFFGLPPADEAEWELSRNLAGSVGIFTMSHMTSSQSKVSGAVPLTSALLRLVRAGAVASLSPSAVIPFLERCLHFRVLGNSDSEVDPKLVAGLYVGISSAYVQLPEGNAFPLWGRSVTRLELWS; from the coding sequence atgTTCGCAAACGCAACCGACCGGCAGCTGTACCAGCAGGCCGCGTCGGACTTTCGGGTGCCGTACTGGGACTGGTCCAGGAGCGCGCCTGCCGGTCAGACTCATCTTCCCGACTTCTTCTGGAGTCCCATCGTGGCCCAGAATGGCCCAAACGGGATGCAAAACATCAAGAACCCGCTGTTCTCGTACCAGTTCCATCCTCTCGACCCGGAGGCGCTGATTTGGAACCCGGTAGGTGTCATGCGGGGGGCGCCTCCGAGTGTCGCTGACGCCAGGCAGCTGAAGCAGTGGAACGAGACCAAAAGAGGACCCGAGATGAGCATCAGCCTCGAGGCACCGCCGTCAAACAACTCCAAGGCCAACGCCGCACTGCTCTCCAAGCTGCCCGAGATTCAGCAGCGTCTCTACATTCTCTTCTCCAACTACCATGACTTCAACGCCTTCAGCAACAAGGCTTGGGCGGTGTCGCGCGGCCTCTCCATGCTGGATTCCATCGAGTCCATCCATGACATCATTCACATCTACGGCGGCTCAAAGGGCCACATGACGTACGTTCCGCTGTCCTCGTTCGACCCTCTCTTCTTCATGCACCACATCATGACGGACAGGATCATCGCCATGTGGCAGATACTCAACCCCTCGACCTGGATCAGCCccatggcggcgggcgaAACGACCTTCACCTCGTTGAAAGGCACGCTCCAGTCCTCGAGCACACCTCTCACACCCTTCTACTCCTCCCCCGACGGCACGTTTTGGGACTCGGACATGTCAAGGACCACGGAGGCGTTTGGCTACACCTACGCCGATACGGACCCGTCCCTGGGCTCCGATGACGCGATCCGCCAGTCGCTCATTCAAAAGATCAATCAATGGTACGGAGCGTCGAGCCCGGCGGCTCAGCTGGCCCGGGCCCGCCGTCCAGCGGTCCAGAGCCACCCCCTGAGGCATACctttgacggcgacgcgcgGGACACGGTGCTCGCACCCGATGCCAAGCCAAGCGCGGCCGGCCCTTTTCCCTCGCGCGTTCTCGCACACGGTCACTACACGGAGTGGATTGCCAACGTGCATGTCAACGTCGGAGCCCTCGATGGATCCTACGCCATCCTCTTTTTCTTTGGCCTGCcgccagccgacgaggctgaaTGGGAGCTGTCCCGGAACCTGGCCGGATCCGTTGGCATCTTCACCATGAGCCACATGACGAGCTCCCAATCCAAGGTTTCGGGAGCCGTGCCTCTGACCTCGGCCCTCCTCCGGCTCGTGCGTGCCGGAGCGGTCGCAAGCTTGTCCCCTTCTGCGGTGATTCCGTTCCTCGAGAGATGCCTGCACTTCCGCGTC